The segment CAATGAAATTTGTACTTTCGGCGCTATTGGTTGCTGGTAGTTTCGTCGTTTCCTTTGGCGGCTGCTCAGATTCCACAGAGATTACTGAGCCAGATAAAGAAAACGTAAGCACCGAAGCTGTAGATTCTTCTGCAGCAGGTGTTGAATCACAATCAACAACTGTTGACTGATAGACGTCTGTATCAGATTCATGAAAGCCTCGAGCTCAGCTCGAGGCTTTTTTCATGTCTGTGCCTGTGGCTCCGGTCGATTGCCGCCACCATTAATCGCGGAACGAGAGCGTGGATTGATGGAACCAATCGCCATGGATTGATGGCAGAGAGATCGCCATATTGTGACCGGATCAGCTGACCATGCATTGCTGAACTTGAACCGACAGAAGCAACTATTTCGCTATTTGAAGTTGGTTCACGGACGCTTCCACTAACGACCTTCTTTTCGCCACGCAGCGAATGCCATCCAAGTAACGATCGCCATCCAAGCAACGATCGCCATCCAAGCAACGATCGCCAAATTGGCCGAGTGATGATCACGATGGCCGAGGCAACATTCTCGCAACCGCCTGCACCTCACGATGTGCACGAAAGCGGCTTTAAATCAGTGCCGGACTAAACATGAAAGCGATTCCACAACAGCCTGGGGACTCGATCGATCACACTTACGACCGCACCGGTGACTCGTGCTTTCCGAACACCATGCGTCCGGCGCTGGTTTGCAACATGCTGGTCACCGCGATTTCGATTTCCTTGCCAATGTGCGGGCGACCATCCTCGATCACGATCATCGTCCCATCGTCAAGGTAGCCGACTCCCTGCCCCGGTCCCTCACCGGCTTTCACAACCTTCAGTTTGATCTTTTCGCCGGGCAAGAACACTGGTTTCAGCGAGTTCGCGATTTCATTCAGGTTAATTACGGGCACGTTTTGTAGCTTGGCAACTTTATTGAGGTTGAAATCGCCGGTGACGACTTTGCCCTCAAGGTGCCGAGCCAGCATCAACAGCTTCATATCCACCGGCTGGCCCTGCATTTCAGGCAGCTCTCGATCATAGACCTTGAAGTCTATGGACGGATTGTTCCGCAGCCGATCAAGCACATCCAGCCCACGACGGCCACGTGAGCGACGCATTTTGTCACTGCTATCGGCAATTGCCTGCAGCTCGGCAAGCACAAAGCGAGGCATGATCAGCTGATTGTCCAGTATCCCCGTATCGATAATGTCCGCGATCCGGCCATCGATCACGACGCTGGTATCCAGAATGTATGGTTTGAGCCCTTTAACGTCTTTGCTGAATTCGACATAGGGAATAACAAAGCGGAAATCGTCCTTGGTCTGCCACAGCAAGCTAATACAGG is part of the Mariniblastus fucicola genome and harbors:
- a CDS encoding PIN/TRAM domain-containing protein; protein product: MPLWILRTCFLIVAVGLGVSLINGSMANDNAEVNRAAIWLIFGVFLFGSVGTIVADLLITNKRIDMISSVYFGLVVGLFLTYVINVALMPLFGLLEAQTIGIRPEFLRSVIVTFIGASVCYSCISLLWQTKDDFRFVIPYVEFSKDVKGLKPYILDTSVVIDGRIADIIDTGILDNQLIMPRFVLAELQAIADSSDKMRRSRGRRGLDVLDRLRNNPSIDFKVYDRELPEMQGQPVDMKLLMLARHLEGKVVTGDFNLNKVAKLQNVPVINLNEIANSLKPVFLPGEKIKLKVVKAGEGPGQGVGYLDDGTMIVIEDGRPHIGKEIEIAVTSMLQTSAGRMVFGKHESPVRS